From the Drechmeria coniospora strain ARSEF 6962 chromosome 02, whole genome shotgun sequence genome, the window CGCCGCGAGCTCGTTCGCCCAAACGACGACGCACCTCATCGCCTCCCAGGGTGTCCTCTACGCCCTCGGCGGATCCATATCCTACTGTCCCTGCATCCTCTTCATGGACCAATGGTTCGTCAAACGTAAAGGGCTCGCCTACGGCATCATGTGGTCCGgcaccggcctcgccggctttGCCCTACCCTTGCTGCTCGAGTACTTTCTTGGCCATTGGGGCTTCCGTACCACTCTTCGCATCTGGGCCCTGAGCCTGCTGCTCCTGACGATGCCGCTGGCCTATTTTATCAAACCCCGCCTGCCGcccacggcgacgatgcacATCAAACCCTTCAACCTCGACTTTGCCGTGCGTCGCACCTTTGTCCTGCACCAGCTGGCCAACATCACCGAGGCCCTCGGATTCTTCCTGCCGGGCATTTACCTGCCGACCTATGCTCGTGCCATTGGGGCCGGCTCCTTTTCGTCCGCTCTGACTatcctcctcgtcaacgtcgccgccgtctttgGCTGCGCCGCCATGGGCCTCCTGACCGACCACTTCCACGTCACCACCTGCCTTCTCATATCCgctctcggcgccgccgtcggcacctttCTCATATGGGGGTTTGCAACGAAACTGTCCGTCTTGTTCCTGTTCTGCGTTGTCTACGGCCTCTTCGCCGGCTCCTACACCTCAGCCTGGACAGGCATCATGCGCCAGATCTCCTCCGAACCCCTCAGGGCACGCCGAAACTCGGCCGGCGGTACCTTTGACCCCACCATGGTGATCGGCGTCCTGTCAACGGGAAGGGGTATCGGCAGCGTCGCGTCCGGTCCTCTGAGCCAGCTGCTCATTAAGGGAATGCCATGGCAGGGCAAGGCACTCGGCGCCTACGGCACCGGATTTGGCCCTCTGATTGCCTTTACCGGCGCCACCGCTGCCATGAGCGGCGTCGTATTTCTTTGGAGGAGGATAGGCTGGATGTGAGAGAATCACACAAAGCCTAGACGTTCAAACCGATTCTTCTAGGAACTGGCCTGCCAAGGGAGCGCCCCATCTCTGCCATCCCATCTCCACCACCCCATCTCTACCACCATTGCACCCATGGACACAACGATACGTCGGGGAACGAGGATGCATTACTGTCAAGACTACCAAGTGGTAAGCCGCTTTGGCTTGTAACCCCCGCCGAGGGGTGGGGAACACCTATTGATACAATCCTATGTAGAATGCTGTCCATGTCCCAGGAAACCTCTCATTCTGCTTAAATCTTGGCCCAGCGCAACAGGACTGCAGCGGCGATAACGGGCAGAACGCTCACCAGCTCCCCCAGTCCAGCAAACTCTGGCGGAAGCCTCACGTTGACAAAGGCCCCGGCCGCGAATAGTACCGCGACAGTGTTGTAGACGAAGCTCCACGCAAAGTTGAACTTGATGCGATGAACAGACTTCTTGCTGGCGTTGAGTATTGTAAGAATGCCGGACAGATCGGGGCGCATGAGAACGACGTCTGCTGCGGACTGCGCAATGTCGCTGCCTTGGTTGATGTGGACCCCTACGGTTGCTTGAGCGAGAGCTACAGCGTCGTttgtgccgtcgccgcaaaACATTACGACTGCTTTCTTTGCCGGCGAGGCGCTCAGTAGCCTTTCGACATAAGCTTGCTTGCTGGCCGGGGTACTGCGTGAGAGGACGTTGCCTGTAGGAATCGCTAGTTTTCTCGCGACGCTTtggacggcaccgtcgtcatcacccGAGACCAA encodes:
- a CDS encoding MFS monocarboxylate transporter, which produces MEPLSIELRDRQLANRPQLPPPEGQHSASPHAEEIPESRQQFSLPPVDHGKHAYFFLIACFFIEALTWGFPFAFGVFQDYYSTHEPFAGSPSVPIIGTCAMGIMYLDIPLVMGLQRLYPRLARWSPVIGLLVMCTSLAASSFAQTTTHLIASQGVLYALGGSISYCPCILFMDQWFVKRKGLAYGIMWSGTGLAGFALPLLLEYFLGHWGFRTTLRIWALSLLLLTMPLAYFIKPRLPPTATMHIKPFNLDFAVRRTFVLHQLANITEALGFFLPGIYLPTYARAIGAGSFSSALTILLVNVAAVFGCAAMGLLTDHFHVTTCLLISALGAAVGTFLIWGFATKLSVLFLFCVVYGLFAGSYTSAWTGIMRQISSEPLRARRNSAGGTFDPTMVIGVLSTGRGIGSVASGPLSQLLIKGMPWQGKALGAYGTGFGPLIAFTGATAAMSGVVFLWRRIGWM